The following proteins come from a genomic window of Halorussus halophilus:
- the tgtA gene encoding tRNA guanosine(15) transglycosylase TgtA, which produces MTREQFEIRDQDAMGRIGELTVPRAGVTVETPALLPVINPHVRTIEPSRLQSEFGADILITNSYIFYGSDDYREAALEDGLHDVLDFDGAIMTDSGSFQLAEYGEIDVDTPEILQFQHDIGSDIGTPVDIPTPPDVPREQAEEELATTQERLEVAEGVDVDDMLVNAPVQGSTYPDLREEAGRHADATDLDVFPVGAVVPLMNEYRYADMVDVVAGAKRGLGVDAPVHLFGAGHPMMFALAVAMGCDLFDSAAYALYARDDRYLTVRGTEQLDDLDYFPCSCPVCAEYTPSEIRSHSNREREELLAEHNLHVTFEEIRTIKQALRTGNLLELVENRARAHPAMLDGYRRLVQHAEQIEREDSVSKDAFFYLSSESAYRPEVLRHHQRLERLDAQGDIFLTEGNPSDQYDESWNVVPPFGPFPRALSESYPLTAEVPEQMDPDGFESAARGVARLVEVNPDAAFTLGHRGWPDAALELVPEVVDCVDLSSN; this is translated from the coding sequence ATGACCAGAGAGCAGTTCGAGATACGCGACCAGGACGCGATGGGTCGCATCGGCGAGTTGACGGTACCCCGCGCAGGCGTGACCGTCGAGACGCCCGCGCTCCTTCCCGTCATCAACCCACACGTGCGGACCATCGAACCGTCGCGCCTCCAGTCGGAGTTCGGCGCGGACATCCTCATCACGAACTCCTACATCTTCTACGGGAGCGACGACTACCGCGAGGCGGCCCTCGAAGACGGCCTCCACGATGTGCTCGACTTCGACGGGGCCATCATGACCGACTCTGGCTCCTTCCAACTCGCGGAGTACGGCGAAATAGACGTTGACACGCCCGAGATTCTCCAGTTCCAGCACGACATCGGGAGCGACATCGGGACGCCGGTAGACATTCCGACGCCGCCGGACGTGCCGCGCGAGCAGGCAGAGGAAGAACTCGCTACCACGCAAGAGCGACTCGAAGTCGCCGAGGGCGTGGACGTGGACGACATGCTCGTCAACGCGCCAGTGCAAGGTTCGACGTATCCCGATTTGCGGGAGGAAGCCGGAAGACACGCCGACGCGACAGACCTCGACGTGTTTCCGGTGGGTGCGGTCGTCCCGCTGATGAACGAGTACCGCTACGCCGACATGGTGGACGTGGTCGCGGGCGCGAAACGAGGCTTGGGCGTCGATGCGCCGGTCCACCTCTTCGGCGCGGGGCATCCGATGATGTTCGCACTCGCCGTCGCGATGGGGTGTGACCTCTTCGATTCGGCGGCCTACGCACTCTACGCGCGCGACGACCGGTATCTGACCGTACGTGGCACGGAGCAGTTGGACGACCTCGACTACTTCCCCTGCTCGTGTCCGGTCTGTGCGGAGTACACGCCGAGCGAGATTCGGAGTCACTCGAACCGCGAGCGCGAGGAACTGCTGGCCGAACACAACCTCCACGTTACCTTCGAGGAGATTCGAACCATCAAGCAGGCCTTACGCACAGGAAACTTGCTGGAGTTGGTCGAAAATCGTGCTCGCGCCCACCCCGCCATGCTGGACGGCTACCGCCGACTCGTCCAGCACGCAGAGCAAATCGAGCGCGAAGACTCGGTGTCGAAAGACGCCTTCTTCTACCTCTCTAGCGAAAGCGCGTACCGCCCGGAAGTCCTTCGGCACCACCAGCGACTCGAACGACTGGACGCGCAGGGTGACATCTTCCTCACCGAGGGCAATCCGAGCGACCAGTACGACGAGTCGTGGAACGTCGTGCCGCCGTTCGGGCCGTTCCCGCGCGCGCTCTCGGAGAGCTACCCCCTGACTGCCGAGGTACCCGAGCAGATGGATCCCGACGGTTTCGAGTCCGCTGCCCGGGGCGTAGCGCGTTTAGTCGAGGTAAATCCGGACGCGGCGTTTACCTTAGGTCACCGCGGTTGGCCCGACGCTGCATTAGAACTTGTACCAGAAGTCGTAGACTGCGTCGATTTGAGCTCCAATTAA
- a CDS encoding sugar ABC transporter substrate-binding protein: protein MADRYSHTRRRFITGAGATGIAALAGCSGDSGDGSTDGTTDGSNSGGGTTVGNTKSSGEMADKIVFYNAGSLKYDPGTKKNIQRFEDETGIKVEVNEVPWNNLKTSLTTIWRNKGSKVDAFNGPTWWLADFVRSGWLEPLGLGDSHMKKFPDNLSTLVAFDGKTYMAPEFGKWGTYLYDQQYLSENGFDSPPDTWDDVLQMGKKLSGEDKSGFAFTWGNKDVFSFKQFLYQAGGQMFNDSYEPKFVEGGTKALNFFRDLQSAGVLPNGVSSLGEGGVGDAFVAGQYATVESWTPLAARVLDADGWSKDRLASAKPPKGPGGSRATFQDTNGIAVSAFSKRKNAAKKFAKFMTTQKSSKTNMLVEGNPAVVPEVYEDSELQSKYPSWLLEDMKFNLEHATSETYLAQPQVDDYLSEQITPALLGNKKPEAALTKARDNIKRLYQDIGVL from the coding sequence ATGGCAGACAGGTACTCACACACGCGGCGTCGATTCATCACTGGTGCCGGGGCGACCGGTATCGCGGCACTGGCGGGCTGTAGCGGCGATAGCGGAGACGGTTCGACGGACGGAACGACCGATGGGTCGAACTCCGGCGGTGGCACGACGGTCGGAAACACCAAGTCGAGCGGCGAGATGGCGGACAAAATCGTCTTCTACAACGCTGGGAGTCTCAAATACGACCCCGGGACGAAGAAGAACATCCAGCGGTTCGAAGACGAGACCGGCATCAAAGTCGAGGTCAACGAAGTCCCGTGGAACAACCTCAAGACCAGTCTCACCACCATCTGGCGGAACAAGGGGAGCAAAGTAGACGCGTTCAACGGGCCGACGTGGTGGCTCGCGGACTTCGTCCGCTCGGGGTGGCTCGAACCGCTCGGGCTCGGAGACTCCCACATGAAGAAGTTCCCGGACAACCTCTCCACCCTCGTCGCCTTCGACGGTAAGACGTACATGGCACCGGAGTTCGGCAAGTGGGGAACGTACCTCTACGACCAGCAGTACCTCTCGGAGAACGGGTTCGACTCGCCGCCGGACACGTGGGACGACGTGCTCCAGATGGGCAAGAAACTGTCCGGCGAGGACAAGTCCGGCTTCGCGTTCACGTGGGGTAACAAGGACGTGTTCTCGTTCAAGCAGTTCCTCTACCAAGCGGGCGGCCAGATGTTCAACGACAGCTACGAACCGAAGTTCGTGGAGGGCGGCACGAAAGCACTCAACTTCTTCAGAGACCTCCAGAGCGCGGGCGTCTTGCCGAACGGCGTTTCGAGTCTGGGCGAAGGCGGCGTCGGTGACGCGTTCGTCGCCGGCCAGTACGCCACCGTCGAATCGTGGACGCCGTTGGCCGCGCGTGTTCTCGACGCAGATGGGTGGAGCAAGGACCGTCTCGCCAGTGCGAAACCGCCGAAAGGACCGGGCGGCTCGCGAGCCACCTTCCAAGACACCAACGGCATCGCCGTCTCCGCCTTCTCGAAACGCAAGAACGCGGCGAAGAAGTTCGCCAAGTTCATGACCACCCAAAAGTCCTCGAAGACGAACATGCTCGTTGAGGGGAACCCCGCAGTCGTCCCCGAAGTCTACGAGGACTCCGAGTTGCAGTCGAAGTACCCCTCGTGGCTCCTCGAAGACATGAAGTTCAACCTCGAACACGCCACGAGCGAGACGTACCTCGCGCAGCCGCAGGTCGATGACTACCTCTCCGAGCAGATTACGCCCGCACTCCTCGGGAACAAGAAG
- a CDS encoding DUF7503 family protein, whose translation MVQTNELKAKVMDNPKLMGALWAATLLVAQAGPVVADGVNTGP comes from the coding sequence ATGGTTCAAACCAACGAACTCAAAGCGAAGGTCATGGATAACCCGAAACTGATGGGCGCACTCTGGGCGGCGACGTTGTTGGTCGCGCAGGCGGGGCCAGTGGTCGCTGATGGAGTAAATACGGGGCCTTAG
- a CDS encoding NUDIX hydrolase, giving the protein MTDSDELAWETLDAETAYTCPGFEIRHENVRLPDDTETDFDYLSERPAVVVLPFTPDGDVVVIEEWRQAVKRVNRGLPVGGMEPDDDDRSAAAHRELREETGYEADRVEFMTSVEPANGIANSLLHFFVARDCTPTAEQELDFDESIRVETTSMEELHQHVASGEIRDGRTTLGLLYYETFGTREE; this is encoded by the coding sequence ATGACCGATTCCGACGAGTTGGCGTGGGAGACGCTCGACGCCGAGACGGCCTACACCTGTCCCGGGTTCGAGATTCGACACGAGAACGTTCGCCTGCCCGACGACACCGAGACGGACTTCGACTACCTCTCCGAGCGACCCGCTGTCGTCGTCCTGCCGTTCACGCCCGACGGCGACGTGGTCGTCATCGAAGAGTGGCGACAGGCCGTCAAGCGCGTGAACCGCGGCCTGCCAGTCGGCGGGATGGAACCGGACGACGACGACAGAAGCGCGGCGGCCCACCGCGAACTCCGCGAGGAGACGGGCTACGAAGCGGACCGCGTGGAGTTCATGACCAGCGTCGAACCCGCGAACGGAATCGCGAACAGCCTGCTCCACTTCTTCGTCGCGCGCGACTGCACGCCGACCGCCGAGCAAGAACTAGACTTCGACGAGTCGATTCGCGTGGAGACGACTTCGATGGAGGAATTGCATCAGCACGTAGCCAGCGGCGAGATTCGGGACGGCCGGACGACGCTCGGTCTGCTCTACTACGAGACGTTCGGGACTAGGGAGGAATAG
- a CDS encoding PH domain-containing protein — MIGQDSDGEESADSNGDVSEMRVEKLLAGANGESVNETKLTRVGSAVLKTGTLADAPLVAHLRPNEQPHHVFFSETKSFVFDGEEVLFSPQFWQAVVVTNQRLLVLVGDDAGDRGEVIPYEAVSDVYFDKVGTTTYEFAIDAGGVHCRFLVESRVDYDELRTAAQYVEAQAKGEDDRTPETERERGRMYEISNLEVDATIWRPGEDDADVDDEVSGDAETSGDADRDTVPERQTSDLPDGAVLRAVEDDLEVVLFEDRLWFDDGENDAEISLHYVLEADFESDDGEAEVEFEFGVAGDSMTFEVEDAELELEPEDHPRDFERLCGKLSAIQSGETETDEADELVQTLKETYARGEITTEDYKERLAVLTGEEPPEPEDSPVTPQDVMSDGMPDELEAQFEALAAIDPE; from the coding sequence ATGATAGGTCAGGACTCGGACGGCGAAGAGAGTGCCGACTCGAACGGAGACGTGAGCGAGATGCGAGTAGAGAAGCTACTCGCCGGAGCCAACGGCGAGTCGGTCAACGAGACGAAACTGACGCGAGTCGGGTCGGCGGTGCTGAAGACGGGGACCCTCGCCGACGCACCACTCGTGGCCCACCTCAGACCGAACGAACAGCCACATCACGTGTTCTTCTCGGAGACGAAGTCGTTCGTCTTCGACGGCGAAGAGGTCTTGTTTAGCCCACAGTTCTGGCAGGCAGTCGTCGTCACCAATCAACGACTGCTCGTACTGGTCGGCGACGACGCTGGCGACCGCGGAGAGGTAATTCCGTACGAAGCCGTCTCAGACGTGTACTTCGACAAAGTCGGAACGACGACCTACGAGTTCGCTATCGATGCAGGCGGCGTTCACTGTCGCTTCCTCGTCGAGTCGCGAGTAGACTACGACGAACTTCGGACTGCCGCCCAGTACGTCGAGGCACAGGCCAAAGGCGAAGACGACCGAACGCCCGAGACCGAGCGAGAGCGAGGGCGGATGTACGAGATTTCGAATCTGGAGGTGGACGCGACCATCTGGCGGCCCGGTGAGGACGACGCCGATGTGGACGACGAGGTCAGTGGAGACGCAGAAACCAGCGGAGACGCCGACCGCGACACCGTTCCGGAACGCCAGACCAGCGACTTGCCAGACGGCGCGGTACTTCGCGCCGTCGAAGACGACCTCGAAGTCGTCCTGTTCGAAGACCGACTCTGGTTCGACGACGGCGAGAACGACGCGGAGATTTCGCTTCACTACGTGCTGGAAGCGGACTTCGAGAGCGACGACGGCGAAGCGGAAGTCGAGTTCGAGTTCGGAGTCGCTGGCGACTCGATGACGTTCGAAGTCGAGGACGCGGAACTCGAACTGGAACCAGAAGACCACCCCCGTGACTTCGAGCGACTCTGCGGGAAGCTTTCGGCGATTCAATCCGGCGAGACCGAGACCGACGAGGCGGACGAACTCGTCCAGACACTCAAAGAGACGTACGCCCGCGGGGAGATAACGACGGAGGACTACAAGGAACGACTGGCGGTCCTGACCGGAGAGGAACCGCCCGAACCGGAGGACTCCCCCGTGACGCCACAGGACGTGATGAGCGACGGCATGCCGGACGAACTCGAAGCACAGTTCGAAGCGCTGGCGGCTATCGACCCGGAGTGA